One Flavobacteriales bacterium genomic region harbors:
- a CDS encoding ATP-binding cassette domain-containing protein: MSEDILRSLMQLFAVIAKQDDGLTEKERSYVRGFLEQELPQEMVEEYFQMFENLAADEAEGADGKPKKRKLTSVGDSVRTIGICKQINSVLTQKQKVIVLVRLFEFVSSDRNFSEQRMAIIDMVAGVFNISNEEFKLIQSFITHDEPSQLNEHFLLIIGYNRNQPGKQVKFINYEPLRNASLIILKVPSINLYFLRFIGFEDVRLNDMTLRNDRIYLFANSSTIRSSNSRPIYFNDVTSRFLEGFTSIKLSYAVDHVNFRFPNGKIGLHDINLTEGPGKLVAIMGSSGAGKTTLLNVLSGIEKPSSGEVRINGINIHHESKRIEGVIGLVPQDNLLIEELTVYQNLYFNAQLCFRDLTRKEIRKKVDNVLENLGLTAVKDLIVGNELNKVISGGQRKRLNIGLELIREPSVLFLDEPTSGLSSLDSENVMDLLRELTLKGKLIFVVIHQPSSEIYKMLDKILFIDKGGHLIYYGNPVEAVSYFKEQDHQINVKPDLSTIRPDEIFSIVESRVVNEYGELTDQRKITPEEWESRFRAKVEPEPITEVDENPPKEFYVPAKLKQALIFLKRDLFSKLSNRQYLLITMLEAPLLALFLSFIVTYIDNPDTSQYIYRNNENIPAYIFMTVIVSLFVGLIVSAEELFKDRKILQREKFLHLSRSSYLLSKIMILFSISALQALMFVWIGNSIIGIKGMFWEYWLMVFTLSSLANLLGLNLSSAMNSAVAIYVIIPLLIIPQMILGGAMFSFENLNRAIGGGYRVPLIAQFMPARWGYEGLVVNQFVNNRYQKLFYEVEKKESQFDFKQSYFVTEITRILDQSEKQINEGIADQQTQSLLNVARNEINLEVISNPKLKAVDLSGLDIDNYKPASFETARSTLEKISAEYTLAYNSQIMRKELILSNLSANTEKDSLLKKLRDDYYNDYLADVVKKRFAKYKVVIRNERLLQVNDPIYRDARAETGYFSVSSPFFTPKKHLFGTLTDTFYFNLVALWALTLFLYITLYYEWLRRLVQFFEGFRMGQRSPVLPKTTRTSVAGTSANPETEAGKHE, translated from the coding sequence ATGAGTGAAGATATCCTCCGCTCCCTGATGCAACTTTTCGCCGTTATCGCCAAGCAGGATGACGGGCTTACGGAAAAGGAACGATCCTATGTACGCGGATTTCTCGAGCAGGAATTGCCCCAGGAAATGGTGGAGGAATATTTCCAAATGTTCGAAAACCTGGCAGCGGATGAAGCCGAAGGTGCGGATGGAAAACCTAAAAAAAGAAAGCTCACTTCCGTCGGTGATTCGGTAAGAACGATCGGTATCTGTAAACAGATCAATAGTGTTCTTACCCAAAAGCAAAAGGTGATCGTACTGGTGCGCCTGTTCGAATTCGTAAGCTCCGACCGCAATTTCTCCGAACAACGCATGGCCATTATTGATATGGTGGCCGGTGTATTCAACATCAGCAATGAAGAATTCAAGCTGATCCAGTCTTTCATTACGCATGATGAGCCCTCTCAACTCAACGAGCACTTTCTGCTCATCATCGGTTACAATAGGAACCAACCCGGTAAGCAGGTCAAATTCATCAACTATGAGCCGCTGCGCAATGCAAGTCTCATCATCCTGAAAGTACCGAGCATCAATCTGTATTTTCTGAGGTTCATCGGCTTCGAGGATGTTCGTTTGAATGACATGACCCTGCGAAATGATCGCATTTATCTTTTTGCAAACAGCAGTACCATCCGCTCTTCCAACAGCCGTCCCATTTATTTTAATGACGTGACCTCCCGCTTCCTGGAGGGGTTTACATCGATCAAGCTTTCTTATGCGGTAGACCATGTGAACTTCCGTTTCCCGAACGGCAAAATAGGTTTACATGACATTAACCTGACGGAGGGCCCTGGCAAACTAGTGGCCATCATGGGATCCAGCGGTGCAGGTAAAACCACTTTATTGAATGTGCTTTCCGGAATCGAAAAACCGTCATCCGGTGAGGTCAGGATCAATGGTATCAACATTCACCATGAGAGCAAGCGCATTGAGGGAGTGATCGGGCTTGTACCTCAGGACAACCTTCTGATTGAAGAACTCACGGTTTATCAGAACCTGTACTTCAACGCACAACTTTGTTTCCGTGACCTCACCCGTAAGGAGATCCGTAAAAAGGTAGACAATGTATTGGAAAACCTGGGGTTGACGGCCGTAAAGGATCTCATTGTAGGAAATGAACTGAATAAGGTGATCAGCGGCGGGCAACGCAAAAGGCTGAACATCGGTCTTGAACTTATCCGTGAGCCATCTGTGCTGTTCCTGGATGAGCCTACATCCGGACTGTCGTCACTGGATTCTGAGAATGTCATGGATCTCCTGCGTGAGTTGACCCTGAAAGGTAAATTGATCTTTGTGGTGATCCATCAGCCTTCATCAGAGATTTATAAAATGCTGGATAAGATCCTCTTTATAGACAAAGGCGGACACCTCATTTACTACGGAAATCCCGTTGAAGCTGTTTCCTACTTCAAGGAGCAGGATCATCAGATCAATGTCAAACCGGACCTGTCAACCATCCGGCCGGATGAGATCTTCAGTATTGTTGAATCCAGGGTTGTGAATGAATACGGTGAACTGACGGACCAGCGCAAGATCACACCGGAAGAATGGGAGTCCCGCTTCAGGGCTAAAGTAGAACCGGAACCGATCACCGAAGTGGATGAAAATCCTCCCAAGGAATTTTATGTACCTGCCAAACTCAAACAGGCACTTATCTTTCTGAAACGCGACCTCTTCTCGAAACTCAGCAACCGGCAATACCTCCTGATCACTATGCTGGAGGCTCCCCTGCTGGCGTTGTTCCTGTCGTTTATCGTCACCTACATCGACAACCCCGACACAAGTCAGTACATCTATCGCAACAATGAGAATATACCGGCCTATATATTCATGACCGTGATCGTTTCTCTCTTTGTAGGTCTGATCGTAAGTGCTGAAGAACTTTTTAAAGACCGGAAGATCCTTCAGCGTGAAAAATTCCTTCACCTGAGCAGAAGCTCCTACCTGCTGTCCAAGATCATGATCTTATTCAGTATATCCGCCCTGCAAGCATTAATGTTCGTATGGATTGGCAACAGCATTATCGGGATCAAGGGAATGTTCTGGGAGTACTGGTTAATGGTCTTTACGCTGTCTTCCCTCGCCAATCTCCTCGGTCTGAACCTTTCTTCTGCGATGAATTCTGCGGTGGCCATTTACGTGATCATTCCCCTGCTGATCATTCCGCAAATGATACTCGGTGGCGCCATGTTCAGTTTTGAGAACCTGAACCGCGCGATTGGCGGGGGCTACCGTGTTCCGTTGATTGCCCAGTTCATGCCTGCCAGATGGGGATATGAAGGATTGGTGGTGAATCAGTTTGTGAACAACAGATATCAAAAACTCTTCTATGAAGTAGAAAAGAAAGAAAGTCAATTCGATTTCAAGCAAAGCTATTTTGTAACGGAGATCACCAGGATACTGGATCAATCCGAGAAACAGATCAATGAAGGTATCGCTGATCAGCAGACACAAAGCCTGCTCAATGTCGCCAGGAATGAGATCAACCTGGAGGTTATCTCCAACCCAAAGCTGAAAGCGGTTGACCTCAGCGGCCTTGACATTGATAATTACAAGCCCGCTTCGTTCGAGACTGCACGTTCCACGCTGGAAAAAATAAGCGCTGAGTACACACTGGCCTACAATTCCCAGATCATGAGGAAGGAATTGATTCTGAGCAACCTCTCAGCCAATACCGAAAAGGATTCCCTGTTAAAAAAACTTCGCGACGATTATTACAATGATTATCTGGCGGATGTGGTCAAGAAGCGTTTTGCCAAATACAAGGTGGTGATCCGGAATGAAAGACTGCTGCAGGTCAACGACCCCATATACCGCGATGCCAGGGCGGAGACCGGATACTTCTCCGTTTCAAGTCCCT